The Streptomyces sp. GSL17-111 region CCCAGCGCTGCCCGACGTAGGCGGCCAGCAGTCCGCCCAGCGCCAGGGCCTGGAGGCTGAACCCGGCGTAGACGACGGTGAAGACCCAGGGGTCCAGAAACGGCTCCGAGGGCGGCGCCGGACGGGCCGCGCCCAGGCTCAGCACCGCGTCCAGCACCGTGCTGAGCAGCACCGGTCCCAGCAGCCCGGAGGCCACCCACAGCGGTGCCAGCAGCAGCGGCGCGGGCAGCCGCCGTCCCCACGGGCGGGTCAGGGCGAGGGCCAGCACGACGACGCCGGCGTCCATGAGCAGCGTCGCCCCGTTGACGGCCGCCATGACCCCGGCCGACCCGGGCTCCAGGAGCGGACTCCCGGCCGGGATGCCGACCTCGCCGCCGGCCGTCCAGGCCAGCTTGAGCGACAGGTAGGGCAGGCAGGCGAGGAGCGTCAGGGCGCACAGTGCGGGGCGGAGCCGAAGCAGTCTGTCCATGGTGACGACTCTGGCCCCGGAGACCCCCGCCCCACCTCCTGCCGGACGCCGATCCGCCTCCCCCGCGCGGGGGAAACGGGCGTCGTTCACGCGGCTGACCTGCGGGGATAAGGACGGCTTGGGGAACGCCGAACGATAATCGCCATGGACAGCGGGCTCCCGGCCGCCGGAGAATGCGATCATGCCGAGTTCGTTGAGCCAGGAGTTCGCACCGCAGACCACGTACCTCAACACCGCCGCCCACGGGATCTTCCCCGCCCGGACCGCGACCGTACTGCGCGCCGCCGTCCAGGAGATGGCCGAGGCGCGCATGGACCAGACCGCCTACTACGAACGGGTCGAGGAGGCGCGCGCCGCCTTCGCCGCGCTCGTCGGCCTGCCCGCCGAGCGGGTCGCCACCGGATCGGCCGTGGCGGTGCACGTCGGGCTGATCGCCCAGTCCCTCCCCACCGGTACCGAAGTGCTCGTCGCCGACGGAGACTTCAGCTCCCTCGTCAACCCCTTCCACGTCCGCCCCGACCTGCGGCTGCGGCAGGCGCCCCTGGAGGGCCTGGCGGACGCCGTGCGGCCGGGGACGGGGCTGGTCGCGGTGAGCGCCGTGCAGTCCGCCGACGGCCGCGTGGCCGACCTCGCGGCCGTGCGCGCCGCCGCCCGGGCCGCCGGAGCCCGGGTGCTCGTCGACACCACGCAGTCGACCGGCTGGCTGCCCATGGACCCCGAGCTCGCCGACTTCACCGTCTGCGGTGCCTACAAGTGGCTGCTGTGCCCGCGCGGCACGTCGTTCCTCACCGTGCCCGAGGACGGGGGCGGGCTCGTCCCCGCACACGCCGGGTGGGTCGCGGGGGAGCGGCCCTGGGACGCCTGCTACGGACCGATCGACGACCTCGCCCGCTCCGCGCGCCGTTTCGACGAGTCGCCGCCCTTCCTGCCGTTCCTCGGAGCCGTGCCCTCACTGGCGCTGATCGCGGAGCTGGGCCCGGCGGCGATCGGCGCCCACAACCGGGAGTTGGCCGCGCGGTTCCGGGCCGGGGCGACGGAGCTCGGCCACCGTCCCGTCCCGGCCGACTCGGCCGTCGTCGCGGTGCCGGGGCTGGGCGACGCCGCACCGGCACTGGCCAGGGCGGGCGTCGAGGTCTCCGCGCGGGCGGGCAACCTCCGCGCGTCCTTCCACCTGTACAACAGCGGCGCCGACGTCGACCGCCTCCTGGAGGTCCTCGCCGACCACGCGCGCTAGCGCGGGCCCACGCGGGCCGTCGGGCCTGCGCGGAGCGGCCTGCCCGGCGGAGCCCGGCGCCCCCGACCCGCGGGAGCGCCGGGCTCCGCCGCGTCGCCGGGAACCCTCCCCGGACGCGGTCGGCGTGCCTGACCGGGTACGTCGGAGCCGTCCGGTCTGCCACTCCCACCGGGGCTGCCCCTGGCCGCGCGGACCGGGAAGGGTCGGACACCCCGGCCGTGGCCGGACGCGGACGACCTCCGGAGAGACGTATGCCCGACGCTGCACGGCTGACCTTCCTCCGCCCGCTGACGACACCGGTGGCGCCCGGTCCGCCGGCCGGCGAGGCCCTTCGCGCCGACGGTGGTGGCGCCGGCCGTCACCGCCGTCACGCCTCCCGCAGTCCGACCGGCGCTCGCCACGGCACCGGAGCGGAAAGCGGGACGCGAACCAGGACGGAAGGAGCCACGCCATGGTGACGGCCCTGGGCCGGCGGCAGGAAGCCGCCGACCGCACGCTCACCTACGACGACTACCTGGAGTTGACCACCCTCCTCGACCTCCAGCGGCCGCGCAGCGAACACCCGGACGAGCTGCACTTCATCGTCGTGCACCAGTCGATGGAGCTGTGGTTCAAGCTCCTCGCCCACGACCTGCGGCGGATGGTCGTGCTGCTGGACGCCGACCGGCTCCCGGAGTGCTGCACGGTGATGCGCCGGATCAACGACGTGATGACCGCGCTGCTGGTCCAGATGCGCAGCCTGCGGGACCTGCCGCCGCACAGTTTCCACGCCTTCCGGAACCTGCTCGGCGAGGCCAGTGGCTTCCAGTCCGCCCAGTTCCGCGAGGTGGAGCTGTGCTCGGGGCTGCGGGAGGAGGGCTACCTGCGCGATCTGCGCGGCGTCTGCGGGGGAGCGCTGCCCGAGGCGGTCGTCCGGAACCTGGGGCGGCGCAGTGTCGCCGACGCCCACCGGGAGGCGGCCCACCGCGCGGGCCTGGACGACTGGGCCGCGCTGTACACCGACGAGGGTGCCGCCTCGCCGCTGTACGTCCTCAGTGAGCAGCTCATGGACTACGACGAGCTGTGGCTGCGCTGGCGCACCGAGCACGTCGCGCTGGTGCGCCGCATGATCGGCGGCTCCACCCGGGGGACCGGGGGCACCGAGATCGGATACCTGGAGCGCACCCTGCGTCACCGCTTCTTCCCCTACCTGTGGGAGTCGCGCGACACGCTGGCCGCCGGCCCGGCGGGCGAGGACCACCGAAGCGGCGGAGACGCCGGGTGAGTCCCGCACGCCGCCCCCTTATGCCTGCAGACCCCGGAAGGAGACAGACCGCATGGTCAACAGCGTGGTGATCGTCGGCGGCGGTACGGCGGGCTGGATGACGGCCACCTACCTGCGCGCCACCTTCGGCGACCGGCTGCCCGTGACCCTCGTGGAGTCGGCGGACGTACCCACCGTCGGCGTGGGCGAGGCGACCTTCAGCACCGTCCGCCACTTCTTCGACTACCTCGGCCTCGCCGAGCACGAGTGGATGCCCTCCTGCAACGCCTCCTACAAGCTGGCCATCCGCTTCGAGAACTGGCGCGGCACCGGCGAGCACTTCTACCACCCGTTCGAACGCCTGCGGGTCGCGGACGGCTTCTCGCTCGCCGACTGGTGGCTCAAGTCCGGTGGCCGCGACGGCCGGCGGTTCGACGAGGCCTGCTACGTGCTGCCCGCCCTGTGCGAGGCCAAGCGCTCGCCCAAGCACCTCGACGGTGAGCTGTTCGAGCGTTCGCTGCACGACGGCGGTGACCGGGCGCGGCGGACGACGATGAGCCAGCAGGACACCCAGTTCCCCTACGCCTACCACTTCGACGCCGCCCGGCTCGCCACCTTCCTCGCCGACCTCGGGACGCGGCAGGGGGTGCGCCGGGTCCTGGACGACGTCGTGGAGGTCCGGCAGGACGAACGCGGCTGGATCTCCCACCTGGTCACCCGTGAGCACGGAGAGATCCGGGGCGACCTGTTCATCGACTGCACCGGCTTCCGCGGCCTGTTGGTCAACAAGACACTCGGTGAGGACTTCGTGTCCTTCCAGGACGTCCTGCCCAACGACCGTGCGGTGGCCCTGCGGGTGCCCACGGACGTCGAGCGCGAGGGCATGGCCCCCTACACCACGGCGTCCGCCCGCGACAACGGCTGGATCTGGACCATCCCGCTGTTCGGGCGGATCGGCACCGGCTACGTCTACTCCTCGCAGTTCTGCTCACCGGAGGAGGCCGAGAGGGAGCTGCGGCGGTTCGTCGGGCCCCGTGCGGAGGGGCTGGAGGCCAACCACATCCGGATGCGGATCGGCCGCAACCGGCGCTCCTGGGTGAAGAACTGCGTCGCCATCGGCCTGTCCAGCGGCTTCGTCGAGCCGCTGGAGTCGACCGGCATCTTCTTCATCCAGCACGGCATCGAGCAGCTGGTCAAGCACTTCCCCGGGGAGGACTGGGATCCGGCGCTGGTCGACGCCTACAACGACCGCGTCGCCCGCTGCCTGGAGGGCGTGCGGGAGTTCCTGACCCTCCACTACCGCGCCGCGGCGCGCGCCGACACCCCCTACTGGAAGGCCGCCAAGGAGCGGGCGCTGCCCGAGGGGATGGCCGAGCGGCTGCGGGGATGGGAGGCCCGGCTGCCCGACGCCGGCGCGGTCTATCCGTACTACCACGGCTTCGACCCGTACTCCTACGCCGTGATGCTGCTCGGCCTGGGGCACCACCCGGCCCGCGTCCATCCGGCGCTGGACCTGCTGGACGGGGCCGAGGCCGATCGGCAGTTCGCGGACGTGCGACGGCAGAGCGAGCGGCTGGCCGCCGAACTGCCCAGCCAGCACGCGTACCTGGCTCAGCTCCACGGTTGAGGACGGGGGGCGGGGCGGCGCCCGGGGCCAAGGTGCTCCGGGCGCCGCCCCGTGCGGGGTGGCGGTGGTCCGGCCGGCGCGGACGTCACCTCTCGCCGGTGGTCGGCTCCGCGAGCCGGGACCAGTCGGCGAAACGCCGTCGGCCGTACAACAGCGGTGCGCCGGGCCGGCTGAGGACCTCCTCGACCGCCCCGATGACGACGGTGTGGTCACCTCCCGGGTGGGTGCGGAGCACCCGGCACTCGGCCGTCGCGTGGGCGTCCTCGGTCAGCCGGGGCACCCGGTAGCGTGCCGTCGGCTCCCACGCCACTTCGGCGAACCGGTCCCGTCCGGGGGTCGCGAACGTCTCGGCCGTCCTCCGGCCGCCGGTGTGCAGCAGGTTCACGGCGAACGCTCCGCTCTCGCACAGCGCCCGCAGCGTGCCGCTGCGGTTGTCGACGCACACCAGCAGGCTCGGCGGGTGCAGACCCACGCCGCACATCGACGTGCAGGTCAGTCCGCGCGGTGCGCCGGCCCCGTCCACGCTGGTCACCACCGCGACCCCGCTGGGGAAGCCGCTCATGAGCGACCGGAAGGCGTCCACGTCGGTGCGCGGCGCACGGCCGTCGCCCCGGTCGGAGGTTCCGGAAGGGTCGGTCCTGGTGCTCCGCATGGGGTCGCCTTTCGCAACGGGTGGGCTGCCGTCGGCCGGGCCGGGAGCTGTTCCGGCCGCTCCTCGGGACGCCACCCTAGGAGGCGGGGGCGCCGCGGACGACGGTTGAACGGAGCGGCCGTGCGGGGCCCCGGAGTGCGGTACCCGTTCGGGCCCGGTGCCCCGCGCCGCCGCCCGCCCCGTCCGCCCGGTCACGGTGCCGGAGCCGCCGTGATGCCTGCCTGGACGGCGACGACCGCGGCCACCGTGCGGTTGGGGCAGTTGAGTTTGGCCAGCACGTTGGAGACGTGGCGCTTGGCCCCGTGCTCGGAGATGCCGAGGCGGCGGGCGATCTGCTTGTTGCTCATCCCCTGCACCATCAGGGCGAGCGCCTCCTCCTCGCGGGGGGTGAGTTGCGGCCCGCGGCTGGGGCGTTCCCCGGCCTTCACGACCGCCAGCAGTTCCCGCACCAGGCCCGGGGGCGCGGGTATCTCGCCCCGTTTGACCTCGGTGACCGCATGGTTGAGCGCGTCCGCGCTCAAGCCGGACTCCTGGACGAAGCCGTCGACCGCCAGGCCGCTGACCCGCCGGACGTTGTACCGGTCGAGTTCACTCAGCAGTAAGAGGACCTTGGTCCCGGCTTCCCGCGCCGTCCGGATCAGTTCCCGGAGCGTGGGGGTCTCCAGGGACGCGGGCAGTAGCACGATGTCCGGGGTGAAGTGGGCGAGGGTCTGCTCGAGCAGCGCGGACGAAGCGGCGACACGGACGGAGCCGACGTCGGCCATGTGCCGCAGCAGGGTCTCCAGGCCCCGTCTGACGACCTCGTCCTCGTGCAGGACCGCCACATCGAGAAGGAGCGGGGCATGGCGGGGAATGTGCAGGTCCATGACATGACAGTCGAGCACCTGTTCCTTCATCGACCACCCTCCTCAGGTGTTGGAACGACGCGATGGGGGGAAGCGGGTGCGGCGCGCGGAGCGCCGCGTTCCACTGGCGGGGACGTTATAACTCATGTCCGGCGGACGGAAGATGTAACGCCTGAAACATCGTCTTACGTGCCGGTGAGGTGTGTCGAAAGAAGCGTCGACGCCGGTCACGCGGACCGGGGGCGTCCGGCGCGGGCGGGCACGGCTGACCGGCGAAACGGCCCGCACCCTTCCCGGGGTGCCCGATAGGCCACCGTCACCGGTGCCCCATCGGCCCCTCTGAAGGGGGCTGGGGCGGCTCGCGGCCCTCGCTCATGCTGCTGGCCGGACCGCAACCTCTCAGCGGGGATGACCATGAAACTCAGGACGATGCTGAAGTCGAAGATCCACCGGGCCACCGTCACCCGGGCCGACCTGCACTATGTGGGATCGCTGACGATCGACTCCGATCTGATGCGGGCGGCCGACCTGCTGCCCGGCGAACTCATCCACGTCGTCGACATCGACAACGGCGCCCGCCTGGAGACGTACGTGATCGAGGGACCCGCCGGCTCCGGGGTCATCGGCGTCAACGGAGCGGCGGCCCGGCTCGTCCAGCCCGGCGACCTGGTGATCATCATCGGCTACGCGCAGCTCTCCGAGGACGAACTCGCCGATCACGAGCCCCGGGTCGTCTTCGTCGACGACAAGAACCAGATGGTCGGGACCGGGGACGACCCGTCCCGCGCGCTGCCCGACGGCGCCACGGCGTCCGGCACGGCCCCCGCGGACGGCGGGCGACCGGGCTGACCGCAGCCGGACCCAGCCCCCCCCGGACCGTGGCGTCGCGTCGACGCAGCCAGAACAGGAGCCAGGATGACCGCCCCCACCACCGGGCCGCCCCGAACCGATGCCCCCACCTTCCTCGGGACCGTTCTGGACCACGCGCGGCGCGACCCCGAGGCCACCGCCTACCGCTTCCTGCCTCCGGGCCACCGGGCCGGCGACCGGGGCTCGGCCATCTCCCGGGGCCGGCTGGACGCCCGGGCGCGGGCCGTCGCCGCGTGCCTGGGCCGTCCGGCGGGATCCGGGCCGGCCTCGGCGCTGCTCGTCCTGCCGCCCGGCCACGACTTCTTCGCCGCGTTCCACGGCTGCCTGTACGCCGGGGTGACGGCGGTGCCCTGCCCGCCGCCGCGCGCGGCGCGGGACGCCTCCGTCCGGATCGCGGGCATCGCCGAGGACGCCGGGGTCGGCGCCGTCATCACCACCGCGGAGCTCGCGCCCGCCCTGCGCCAGGCGTGGGGGCGGGCGGGCGACGGCGTCCGCTGGGTCGAGGTGGACGCCCTCCCGGAGGAGGACGGCAGCCACTGGCGGCCGCCCGCCGAGGCGGCGGACGGCCCGGTGATGCTCCAGTACACCTCCGGATCCACCGGGCGTCCCAAGGCCGTGGTCGTCGACCAGGCCGCGCTCACCGCCCAGATCGAGAACTTCCGGGCCCTGACCCGGTTCCCCGACGGCGCGTCGGCCGTCAGCTGGATGCCCGTGTACCACGCCCTGGGCCTCGGGCACCTGCTGCTGGCCCAGTACGTCGGGGGCGAGGCCGTCTACATGACCCCCGACGACTTCGTCGACGATCCGGGCCGGTGGCTGCGCGCGATCAGCGACACCCCCGGTCCGGTGCTCGGCGGCGGCCCGAACTTCGCCTACGAGCGGTGCGTCGAGGCGGTGGGGAAGGACCGCGTCCGCTCCTACGACCTGTCCTCCTGGCACACCGCGCTGGTCGGCG contains the following coding sequences:
- a CDS encoding tryptophan 2,3-dioxygenase family protein, with product MVTALGRRQEAADRTLTYDDYLELTTLLDLQRPRSEHPDELHFIVVHQSMELWFKLLAHDLRRMVVLLDADRLPECCTVMRRINDVMTALLVQMRSLRDLPPHSFHAFRNLLGEASGFQSAQFREVELCSGLREEGYLRDLRGVCGGALPEAVVRNLGRRSVADAHREAAHRAGLDDWAALYTDEGAASPLYVLSEQLMDYDELWLRWRTEHVALVRRMIGGSTRGTGGTEIGYLERTLRHRFFPYLWESRDTLAAGPAGEDHRSGGDAG
- a CDS encoding aminotransferase class V-fold PLP-dependent enzyme; the protein is MPSSLSQEFAPQTTYLNTAAHGIFPARTATVLRAAVQEMAEARMDQTAYYERVEEARAAFAALVGLPAERVATGSAVAVHVGLIAQSLPTGTEVLVADGDFSSLVNPFHVRPDLRLRQAPLEGLADAVRPGTGLVAVSAVQSADGRVADLAAVRAAARAAGARVLVDTTQSTGWLPMDPELADFTVCGAYKWLLCPRGTSFLTVPEDGGGLVPAHAGWVAGERPWDACYGPIDDLARSARRFDESPPFLPFLGAVPSLALIAELGPAAIGAHNRELAARFRAGATELGHRPVPADSAVVAVPGLGDAAPALARAGVEVSARAGNLRASFHLYNSGADVDRLLEVLADHAR
- a CDS encoding flavin reductase family protein; amino-acid sequence: MRSTRTDPSGTSDRGDGRAPRTDVDAFRSLMSGFPSGVAVVTSVDGAGAPRGLTCTSMCGVGLHPPSLLVCVDNRSGTLRALCESGAFAVNLLHTGGRRTAETFATPGRDRFAEVAWEPTARYRVPRLTEDAHATAECRVLRTHPGGDHTVVIGAVEEVLSRPGAPLLYGRRRFADWSRLAEPTTGER
- a CDS encoding response regulator transcription factor, coding for MKEQVLDCHVMDLHIPRHAPLLLDVAVLHEDEVVRRGLETLLRHMADVGSVRVAASSALLEQTLAHFTPDIVLLPASLETPTLRELIRTAREAGTKVLLLLSELDRYNVRRVSGLAVDGFVQESGLSADALNHAVTEVKRGEIPAPPGLVRELLAVVKAGERPSRGPQLTPREEEALALMVQGMSNKQIARRLGISEHGAKRHVSNVLAKLNCPNRTVAAVVAVQAGITAAPAP
- a CDS encoding tryptophan halogenase family protein, which translates into the protein MVNSVVIVGGGTAGWMTATYLRATFGDRLPVTLVESADVPTVGVGEATFSTVRHFFDYLGLAEHEWMPSCNASYKLAIRFENWRGTGEHFYHPFERLRVADGFSLADWWLKSGGRDGRRFDEACYVLPALCEAKRSPKHLDGELFERSLHDGGDRARRTTMSQQDTQFPYAYHFDAARLATFLADLGTRQGVRRVLDDVVEVRQDERGWISHLVTREHGEIRGDLFIDCTGFRGLLVNKTLGEDFVSFQDVLPNDRAVALRVPTDVEREGMAPYTTASARDNGWIWTIPLFGRIGTGYVYSSQFCSPEEAERELRRFVGPRAEGLEANHIRMRIGRNRRSWVKNCVAIGLSSGFVEPLESTGIFFIQHGIEQLVKHFPGEDWDPALVDAYNDRVARCLEGVREFLTLHYRAAARADTPYWKAAKERALPEGMAERLRGWEARLPDAGAVYPYYHGFDPYSYAVMLLGLGHHPARVHPALDLLDGAEADRQFADVRRQSERLAAELPSQHAYLAQLHG
- the panD gene encoding aspartate 1-decarboxylase, whose amino-acid sequence is MKLRTMLKSKIHRATVTRADLHYVGSLTIDSDLMRAADLLPGELIHVVDIDNGARLETYVIEGPAGSGVIGVNGAAARLVQPGDLVIIIGYAQLSEDELADHEPRVVFVDDKNQMVGTGDDPSRALPDGATASGTAPADGGRPG